TCTGTTTGCTTTGACATGAGATACTAATTAAATAAAAAGTCATAAATGTCAAATTAATGTAGGAGATAAATGAACCTTAAAACTTACTCTTCCTTCAGCATCAACTGTTATTTCTGACATTTTGAAAGTGACCTTTGGATTTGCTGTACctataaaacagacagatgttAGCAGTCATACACAAACGGTGCAACAGACAATGTGTTTGCCTCCAGGAGGACACACCCAGGTTTCCGATAATTCTGAAATTCAGTTCATATAGAAATGAAAAAAGCGAAGACGCTGATTACCCTAAATGTGCTGTCTGTGGAGGGCATGGAATTCAGGTCAAAGAAGAAGTAACAGACACATCTGAGATttagggagaggaggaggcatCGAGTGAAACTGCATAACCTGCTAGAAGAGCAGCAGCTCTCCAGAACAGATATTGACCTCTTTAGACTTGCAGCACGATCTTCACATGCAGTTGTAAGTTATCTCTCCACACGCCTACATGTCAGTTCTGCCTACCCACTTCCAAATATCTCAGTACGCCAGTGTCCAACAATATTTGTTTCCCACCCTCCTGCTGCAATACAGTATCTATAAAAACCCAAGCCTGGCTGCTGGAGATGCTTACTTTTGCCATTCCAGGGGCAGTGACAGGACCACTAGCTGTAATATTGGGTCAGGAGCACACACAGTCTGTGGCCCAGGCTCTAAGCAGAAAGAGTGCACCAAATGCTCCTAACCCCCATGCCACATCACTAGTGCACTGCCAGCAGCTAAATACAAAACCCGCAGTGAAACGTGATCACTCTGCAGAGTTCACACTGAGATGCTGCAAAGAGAAACAACGCCACACTGTCAGATAAACATATGACAGCAGCTCCAAAAGAGGGAAGACAGTGTGTGGCCAACTCACGAGAGACCTAGGTTCAGCAGTGAACTTAGGACCAACACCACATTGTAGCCGGAAAGCTGGCACGGCCACAAGTGAGTAGTCTGACCTCCAGGGAGGCTGTTGCCCCAGCCATATTCAGTCCACAAGCACAGCACTCAATTAAAGGAGCCACACGGGCAGCACCATTCATAGAACCTTGTCTTTGGAGGCTAGGCTGGGCATTGCCATAAAACAAGAGGAATACAATGAGAGCATCCCAAGCAATGAgacaggggaaagaggagagaagacAGCAATGGTCTCACCTGTTTTGGGATATCTAAAGGAATCCGTCCTCCTGGTCTCCAGCATGGGGGATGTGACATGAATAATTTCCACCTCTGACTCATCATTTTCTTCATAAAGAATCCTAAGAATTTTGCCTCCAGTGACAGCTAGAAAGGAACAAATACATATATTATTACAGCTGCGCTGAATGTGAAATGTATCGTACACAGCAATACTGTTCCTTTGGGTACTAGTGGGGAAGCTATATCGTATACCACATGATCCAACTATCCAGTAAACTGTATTTGACCTTTCACAACGCCAAACAATCTTGAATCTCTTACAAATGCTGTTATCACATGGGTTAGTAAAAATCTCTTCTTTCCAGGCTACATCTCCAGAGCATGAGCTGACCTCtcatgaaaaaaagagagagattagcCCTTCTGCTATATATTGTACGTACTCCCCTCCCTTTGTTCTTTTCTCCAATATTACTATAGGGACACTTGCCTAAAAGCAAATCTTCAACCTTAAAAGCtcatttccttctctccccctctgaAATCATGGTTTTGTCTGGGGCATCATGCATTAAGCAGCAAACTGTTGCAAAGTGACAAACAGAGGGTCATACCGCAaagcgggctgagaagcaggaagtgaaATTAGGCAGAGGCGTTGAGGTCATTTCCACCCAATTTCTAGAGAAagtctgtgacactggcagaccatgTGCCAGCCCAGGCCTGACTGAGCACTGACAAACGTATAGCCAGAAACCAGTCTTGCCTATCTGCGTGTTCGcattatcaaaataaatattagatgttaagttgataagaatgtgcttagtgttttataaatgcttgtaggatgccgCATGTATTGTTCTCACCCAATTAcaccccatgttataaggtaacaGCAAACATTTGCATTGTATATACACCTGCAACGAGGTAACCCATCAAATAGAAAGAAGCCTCAAGTAATGTAAATGAAGGACTACAGCGGGAAGGTGCTAATTCCAGtgcatttcaaagcaagtggccattgtgtgtgatgatcagaGATCAACAACTAAATGCATTCCTCATCCTCCCATCATGAAAGAAAGAGCCCATGTGGGTCACAAAACTGTcaacttgttttctgtgagaagaaactATGAATATGGACCCAAGAAAAAATTCATCATCTCCTGTTGGGATTCTAtgagggcagaataactgaatgagaaggtggagatccccagagttattctgggcaGCCCcgagagacttttgggaaactggcaaaTTATGCCATCTCTGTTACCATTGGGAATTCACTGCGATTCAcctgtatatatattttacctcctttaacctctcaataactcatttctttttcctagctaATAGATCTTTAGTTAGCTTACTATAGAATTAGCTACAAGCGTTGTCTTCGATGTGATATCTAGGATGCAAATCAAcctgggtgagtgactggtctcttgggactgggtttaaccaaaatattttctgatttttggtgtaagtgaccatttatcataCAGTTCAGCTTGCCTGCATGGCAAGctagactggagtgtctaaggggactgtctctgACCCACTGTAAGACTACTGTTGTACTTTGGGAGATCACATTTGGTACTAGGctagtgaaatctaattacagaacatactACCAGTCTGGGGagcctgccctgaggtaggcactcctGGCCATGAGCCACTCCAAAGTGACGTTTCATGCCTGTCAGACAGATTACATTTAGCACACTTACTTGGCTCAGCATTCGGACACCACCAGTAGCCAGTGTATCTATCAAATTCCTCCTGAAGCACAAAAGTAGCTACCCCAGCAGATCTGGGATCCTCTTCTAGGTTGGCCAATTCTGAACAGGCAACATTAGAAAGAGTTAGCCAAGATCCGAGCTCTTCTGCTGCCACAGCACCTAAAAACACTCCCAAGTTGTGTTTTCCCAACCGTTGGCCAAACTCACCCCCAGGATAAATtgactggaagaggaaaacaagccttCCTGCTTTCTCAGCCTCCAAccagtttctcaactttgaatgaactagtactaatgaagaaaatattctctttgcacCTGCTAGCTTAACTAAAAGCTAAAGTAACTACGGCAAAAGCTTTTCTGCACAACAGAAACTGAAAGTACTTACATTGGGAAAAATGTAAGAACAGTACCAGCATTCATTCCATTGTAAAGACTGAAAATAATATAGATCCTTAATGCAGTGCATGACATTGTGACTTACTTATAAAGCTTGagttgacctcaaaagttaaagATGTTTTCCCCCTGCTTCCATATATCATCGAAAAAGCAGCACCgttaaactatttaaaatttgAAGAGGGCTTATTAATgcagcattatttatttatatggatTTTAGGAAATTAAGGCCTCAACACAGGTTGTCACTTTCATGTTTAAtgggtttaaatttaaaaagaagaatgTATTTAACTCTTAAACATAATTaacttttaattgatttttatccaccctggaagTGGGTATTTCCCCTGTTCCTTCATCCAAGTCACACACTGGTATATCTGTAAaatacaaggagtacttgtgccaccttagagactaacaaatttatttgagcataagttttcgtgagctacagctcacttcatcatgcatgatgaagtgagctgtagctcacgaaaacttatgctcaaataaatttgttagtctctaaggtgccacaagtactcatcttctttttgcgaatacagactaacacggctgctactctgaaacctgtaaaatacGGTTAGGGTGGAAGCAAAGGAAGAGAAATTATTATCTGAACATGAGGCAGAAGCCAGTGTGCAAGTCAGAAGCACTTCAGATCACCTCCAAGACCTTTGCAGCACGTCTGGTCACTGGTGGGAAttctcctccagttctgcccAGCTCATAGCGCCTCCATTCTGAAGGAAGCAGTCACGGGGAAAAGGGAAAACTTTGGGTTCAACGAGAAAAGCTTCCTTGATGCATTCAAAGAATGAGCCACCTTGCCAGACTTCATGGACATGGAAGTGAATTGCTCCACAAGCCAGCAGAAGAAACACAGAGAACGTAACATACAgatggccaaattcagccctggaatAACAGGGCCAACTCCCATGAATTTCAATAGAAGCCATTAATGCCAGTGCCAAATTTAGTCTagagaatacacacacacagctgaagaGATTAAAGATCTGGATTGTAAATTGAACATGCATTACCGTTATGGACAAAGGTTAGCCTCCTTTCTTCTCTGGTTAGTATATTAGAAATCCAGATGTCATTGCTATGGATAAATGCAATCCAGTTTGGATCAGCTGGGCACAGTTTTGGATCCATCCGTATGTTTGGACAACTGGTCTCCACTAAATTGGGCTTTAAGGGCTGTTGctgtttaaaagaagaaaagatgaaTTAGACAGCAATATAAAACACATCGACAACAGGAGCTAAACTGTTACTCTGTTCATCTCCAAAAAGATGGATGGTTTCCATTAAGTACAGATACAAGTGTTACTGGCAGGTACAGTAGCCAACTTCTACTTGCATTCAAATGCTGGGGCTTAGTGCGAGAGGAATCCAACCTTTTTTGACcaagaaaaacataaaatacccACATGCTGCCGGTAGGGAAGCTTCTGCGGCCACTGTGCCTACTGCGTGGTTCCACAGATGCCACGCTAACGGCCCTAAGACAGACACCTTTCATCAGCACTAGTAGAAAGTCAGCTTGTTTACAAAGGCTCAGTGCACTTTAAAAAATTGCACCCTGATGGATGACCTGGCTGAAGCACGTAATAGCCTCATTTGCTAAACCCACTGAGAATGCAGCAGCATCCATCAGATGATATGATTAGACTGACATCAAGCATTtgttacattaaaaagaaattacTCTGGCTTGGAAGTCGGAGTCCAGCTTCAGCACTTAGGCAGCAGTGACCCCAGCTGCTCTTTCACAAAGTTCTCTTCTCAATTCTTCAGCCCAATCTAATGAGTAGAAACCTTGTAACAAGTAATTTCACGGAACGACTTTTACAGTCTCCAGATTTATGATTTAGTGTTACTatgcacattcctttctcctcTTCGCCCATCTGTTCAACATTACTAGCCGTCGACTTCAcgtgatttcccccccccatctctaGAATGCATTTCAGTGACCCTCAGCATATTTGTACATCCGGAGCTGGCTGCTTGATCTACAAATCTCATCGCCTGGACTCTTCCGCAAACAAATTCCTGACACAGTACATTAACATAAGGATTAGCAATGTACTTGAACTCACAGTAAATCCATGAGGGCCGCCGTCTTTTACGTGGTAAATTCCACTGCCAGCCTGAAACAGAAAGGTGCCACTTTCTCTGTGATAATCATAAGAGGCAATTCCAACTGTCCCAATGCGCTTTCTCTCTCGCAGCAATTCTTCTTCGCGGGAGTACATCCCGTAGTCTAGGGAAGCCTGAATAGGGAGAGACAGGAGAACTCATCTGGCTTGCTCTACTTTTTACTTGGTCTTCTCATGTACAGAAAGCATCTTCTCTGGCACCAAAGAGCCAAAGATGGCTGGCTGCTTGAGTCGTATTCTAGCATCTCTGGCAAACAAAGAAAAGTGTTAATCTAATGAGAATCCCGCTGGCTGCAAGCAGCCTGCTCATTCTTGAGTCTCCGTCCTCGTACCAGTAACTCTGGGCCAGGTTCAGATCTCACATCATTGTAAAGCCGGTTGTAATTCCGCCACCAATTTAAATGGTGTTGGGTGGAAAAGAGGGTAGGAGCAGATAGTGCCCCTTTGGCTTTTTAGCAGTCTGGGAAGTCTCCCCGCAACAGTCTTTGGGGATCTTATTTGAACCAGTGCAACAAACGTTCGTGATGTCCCTCGTAGACACAGCCATTTTCTTTGTAGGATCTGTGCTACCTTTTCCCAGTATCGGTGCATGGGCAGACATAGGCCAATTCTGTCTCGGGAGTTTTACATACACCCTTTTGAGCCAATGAACAGGAAAAGAGAGGAGAAAGTTCCTTCCTGCTGGTTTCAGATCTGATTTCTCAAAGGAAGGATGGAAGCCAAAAGTGACCTCGGGCTGGCCTACACACAAGTTGCACTGGtttgacttagggcttgtctacatgagaaagttgcacttATATAACTTGAATTGTTCTAAACACAGTCAAACTGGTGCAGAAAGGCTGTCTGGACACTCTCAGTTCAGTATAAGAATAgctcattttggttttttttaaacctgcttctaATCAATttaagccaggggtggccaacctgagcctgagaaggagccacaatttaccaatgtgcattgccaaagagccacagtaacacgtcagcagccccctCATCAGCTCCATTCCACCCcactcccgatcagctgtttggtggtgtgCAGCAGGCTCTCGGGAGGGGAATGAGCAAGGgcctggcaggctcaggggagggggcaggaaagggtggagtggggggcagggcctgtggcagagccaggggtcgagcAGGGAGCACCCCCACCCGGCAAACTGGAAAGTTggcgtctgtagctccagccccagagtcggtgcctagacaaggaaccgcatattaacttctgaagagccgcatgtggctctggagccccaggttggccacccctgatttaagcAAAACCAAAATAAGCTCCTCTTACACCAAAATAAGAGCATCCATAGAGCCTGTTAACTTTCTTGTGGAGATTTAGTTAAATTGCTGCAAGCTTCAATGTGGACACACAAACTGGTTACACTGGTTTTGCTTGCCCTTACAGCTGCAAGCTAAACCAATATAAGCCAGATTTCAATGAATTTAAAGAGTATCCATACAAGATTGCGCCAAttgaactaaatcagtttaaaactcACCCCCCTTTGGTTAAAATTAGGCAACTGTGTGCACAGACCAGGCGCTAGAATGAGCAAGCGTCTGGAAATGCCTAGGGAGCTCTAGGTTTACAAGGGAGATTCTGCCTTAGGAGAAAGAAGCAACCTGGGCCGGAATGGTGCTCAGAAAGCTGCACAGTTTGTCCATTTTCGCTTCCAGCCCCAAAAACCTAGTGAGAGTCCATTTTTGTTTTCAGCAAATCACTAGTGGGTGCTTTACTGCTATACAGACAAGGTCCACACACCAGGCATGTCTGGCTGGCAGCTCGATGGTTACGAGGCAAACAGAACGTGTCgtaaaagaattaaaaatgtcGGCGGTGACTAGAGAGGAAAAGTAGAAACACAGAGTTTAACTAACTCGAGCCGAGATCCACAGTGATCAGCTGGGAGGGATGAGAGCACCACGAGCATTTTTAGTAGGACCTACAGCCTCATGAGGGGCCAGACTGGTAACATCCAGGGTGCTCACGTCATAGCTAATGCAACAGGGGCAAGTCCTGCCACCCTTCCACACCAGAGGACTGCTGCAGGTTTGCTGAggggaaggacaaggacacagGGAGACCACATAAGGGGCACGTACCGCCTGCAGCTCGGAACTCCAACATGAGgaccaggagcagctgggggatTAAGCATATGGAGCAATTGATCAATAACCCCCTCCACTGCATGGTATTCACTGTGGGCTCCCGTAGTCTTGCCATTGACACAGCAGCCATACAGCAGACTGGTagaggaggatttgggggaaggcAAAAGCTGTGACACCTTTAAACCAACTGTATCAGAAGTCACCTGGACTCATTAGAAGTGAGGCTTCTACAATAAGTCCCTTGCTCTTCCTTCAGAAAAATTACTACAAGAGATCTGCTGGAAGCTACATGCAGCAATTGCAACCCCTGCAGGGGGAGCAGAAACCAGccagaaaaggattttttttttttaaatgatttacaaAAGGCTACAACATGCATAAAGTTGACAAGATaagatctttttaaaatttaacagtaAAGCGCTTAGCTATGCAAGAGGGAAAGTAAAAACGTTTAAGACCTTAAGACATTCACTGCACAGCCTCTTGGTGGCTCACAATTGCAATAACTCCAGCTTGCCTGAGCAGCATGAATGCCTGCCATGAGGGAAAGAAGGTGTCATCATGTTCACGTACCTGAAAGAGATCCAAAAGAGGTTTCCAGGAAAGCATTAGGACTTCAGCTTTGTTTATGGTTTTGGGAATTTCCGAATAGAACAGCGTGTTCTCCCTGTTCTCGCCAGACATGGCTATAAAGGAAAACAGTATTCATTCCCCGTTATTGAAATATGACAAATGCTCTCCCAGGAGTTGATAAGGACAAACCAAAAGACACAACAGCAGACTGAGCAATTGCCTTCCTAAGGGGGAACCACTGAATGTCTGCACATTGCAGCCTCATTCACAGCATGGGATGGTGGGGCCAAGGGAAGGGGGGCGCTGCAAGCAGAAAAGGAGGAGGTGCCTGTAGGTGAAATTTTGGAACAAGGCATCACACCAAGCACACAGGCATGCTGCCCCTAGCACACTGACATTCCCTGGAAAGTCTATATCAGGACCTGTTACTGAGGGACAATTCAAAATcaagctccagcagcagggcttctTAATTATTAAAAGCTCTTTGCCGGATTACAGAGTCACGCCCCTTGCCTGAAatggtacgtctacactgcagctgggacagcAAGCCTAGGCCTACCCAGGCTAGCGTTGCTTAAGTTTGCTCATTAAAAATTGGAGTGTCGCGGCGGCTGCACAGGTGGTGGCATGGGCTAACTGCCTGAGTGCATACCTAGGGTCTGAAGCAGGACTGGACTCCGGTGGCTAGCCGGTGacactgtggctacactgctatttttagcaagttaGCTTGGGTATGCCCATGTGTGGTACAATCCCTGCTCCTGACTGCAACG
This window of the Chelonia mydas isolate rCheMyd1 chromosome 10, rCheMyd1.pri.v2, whole genome shotgun sequence genome carries:
- the DPP8 gene encoding dipeptidyl peptidase 8 isoform X5 gives rise to the protein MAAAMETEQLGLEIFGTSESEEHAEAEEQPTLEPFYVERYSWSQLKKLLTDTRKYHGYMVAKAPHDFTFVKKNDPEGAHSDRIYYLAMSGENRENTLFYSEIPKTINKAEVLMLSWKPLLDLFQASLDYGMYSREEELLRERKRIGTVGIASYDYHRESGTFLFQAGSGIYHVKDGGPHGFTQQPLKPNLVETSCPNIRMDPKLCPADPNWIAFIHSNDIWISNILTREERRLTFVHNELANLEEDPRSAGVATFVLQEEFDRYTGYWWCPNAEPTVTGGKILRILYEENDESEVEIIHVTSPMLETRRTDSFRYPKTGTANPKVTFKMSEITVDAEGRIAAVMDKELVQPFEILFEGIEYIARAGWTPEGK